GTCTTAAAAACATCTTCCGTAATGTCTAGCCAATCCTCACGCTTCATTGTTAGCAATTGCTCGTTAGGCTTAAACAAGGGTTCGGTATGGGGAGCAGAAAACCTGTTCCAGGGGCATACATCCTGACAAACGTCGCAACCAAACATCCAGTTGTCCATTTTGTCTTTAAAACCCTGATCTATTTCTTCTCTCAGCTCGATAGTTAAATAAGAGATACATTTCTTAGCGTCTATCACATAAGGTGATAAAATAGCATCAGTAGGGCAAGCATCTATACATTTTGTGCAGGTACCGCAATGGTCAGTTTCAAATGGTTGGTCATATGTCAGTTCCAGATCTACAATAAGCTCAGCTAAGAAAAAGAACGATCCGCTCTTTTTATTGATGAGATTGCTGTTTTTGCCAATCCATCCAATGCCCGCACGTTTTGCCCATGCACGGTCTAATACCGGAGCTGAATCCACAAATGCACGACCCGCAACCTCTCCAATCTCTTCCCCAATAAAGTTCAACAACTGAAATAGCTTATCTTTGATCACCTGATGGTAATCCATTCCATAAGCATATTTAGAGATCTTGGGTGCATCAGGATCGGCTTGCTCGGTCCCAGGAAAATAGTTTAACGTAAGTGAGATCACCGATTTGGAGTCATCAACAAGCAATCTTGGATCCAGGCGCTTGTCAAAATGATTCTCCATATAGGCCATTTGACCATGGTGGTTATTTTGCAGCCAACGTTCTAATTTGGGTGCTTCTTCCTCCAAAAAATCAGCTTTTGCAATACCGCATTGCATAAAACCAAGCCTTAAGGCTTCTGCTTTAATCATTTGACTGTATTTGGAGGCATTGTTTATCATCGCCTGCAAAGATAAGGCTTTGTATTGTAAACTTTTTAAGGGCTTACTTGTTGTTGATTTAATAAACCAAAGCTTAAAGTTATGGAAAACAAAGAGGAGAAACCTCATGAAGAACATCTCCATCCCCATGCACACAAACCTATAGAGGATAATTATCCAAAACATAAGGCTGATCCAGGACCCTCTCCACAGGCAGTGAAGGAGAAGGACATTAATGGTGCAGCAATAGTTTTAAGGTGGATTATACCCTTGTTGGTTATTGCCTTGCTGATTTATTGGTTGTTTTTTAAGTAAATGCTTACTTTAATAGCTTTACCTCATACAAATCTGTCCGTCGGTCCTTTAGAATCCTTACAGTGCCAAAATGGTGTATTTCATCCAGCAAATGTAAGTCCACGTCAACCACGAGCATCATTTCTGTATTAGGCGTGGTTTCAGCTTTTACCGCATCGGTAGGGAAAGCAAAATCTGAGGGTGTAAACACTGCCGACTGAGCAAATTGTATGTCCATATTGTTAACCTTAGGTAAGTTACCTACACAACCGGCAACGGCTACATAACATTCGTTCTCTATGGCTCTGGCCTGTGCGCATCTTCGTACTCTGGTGTATCCATTTTGAGTGTCAGTTAAAAACGGTACAAACAGAATCTGCATTCCTTGATCGGCATAGATCCTGCTCAGCTCAGGGAATTCCACATCATAGCAGATTAATATGCCTACTTTACCACAATCTGTATCAAATACCTTGATTTTATCACCACCTACCATTCCGTAGTATTTTAATTCATTTGGAGTGATGTGAATCTTTCTATATTCGTCCGTTTTACCACTTCTATGACATAAGTAAGTGACATTGTATAGTTTGTTATTCTCAACAACCGGCATACTGCCGGATACAATATTTACATTATAAGATAAAGCATATTGTTGTATCCGATCGACAATCTCGGCGGTATGCTCAGCCAGTTTCCGCATGGCTTCCATTTCTGGTAAGTGATTGTAGGGATGCAGCAGGGGAGTATTAAAAAATTCAGGAAACATAATAAAGTCTGATCCATAGCCACTAACCGCATCCACAAAAAACTCCACTTGCTCGTAAAAAGCTTCTATATCAGGAAATAAGCGCATTTGCCATTGTACTAAACCAATTCTAATGGTTTTAGCCGAACGCGCGGAGGCATCTATACCCTGATAGTAAATGTTATTCCATTCCAGGAGAGTTGCAAACTCCTTGGATTCATGATCACCAGGAAGGTAGTTTTTCAAAACCTTCCGCACATGGAAGTCGTTGGAAAGTTGAAAGGTAAGGGTAGGGTCATAAATTTCTTTTGACTTTACCTTGTCAATATATTGTCTTGGGGTAAGTTTATCCGCGTATTCATGATAGCCTGGAATACGGCCACCGGCAATAATGCTCTTCAAGTTCAGACTTTCACATAGTTCCTTACGTGCTTCATATAACCTTCTGCCCAATCTAAGCCCGCGATAGTCGGGGTGGACAAAGATTTCAATTCCATAGAGTACATCACCTTCCGGATCATGAGTTGAGAAAGAATAATCGCCGGTTATATTTTTATAAGTGTGCCTGTCCCCATATTCGTCGTAATCTACAATCAAAGACAAAGAACAAGCAACGACCTTATCATCCACTGCGATACATAGCTGGCCTTCAGGAAATAATTTGAGCAATCGTTCAATGCTGCTTTTACTCCAGATTTGTCCAAGGGTTTCGTATGCCTGCTGCATAGATTCCCTTAAATCATTGTAATCAGAGAGGGTAAGTTTTCTTGTTTCTATGTTCATATAAGCGGTTTTGTCTTATATGGGAACAGAAAAAACAGCCCAAATGTTTGCTTTCTAAAACAATCTTCCCGTTTGTCCTGGATAATTTCTTTGCAGGTGTTTGTAAGCGGCTTCTGTAACTTCACGGCCTCTGGATGTACGCATTAGGAAACCTTCCTGGATCAGGAATGGCTCATATACCTCTTCAATCGTACCTTCATCTTCGCCGACTGCAGTTGCAATGGTTTTTAAACCTACGGGACCACCTTTAAACTTATCAATGATGGTCGTTAGTATTTTGTTGTCCATTTCGTCTAAACCATGCTCATCCACATTTAAGGCTTTTAGGGCATAGCGGGCGATGTTTGTATCTATCTCGCCGCTACCTTTGATCTGAGCAAAATCACGTGTACGTCTTAATAAGGCATTCGCTATACGTGGAGTACCTCGACTTCGACGTGCAATTTCATAAGCACCTTCATCTGTAATCGGTGTTTTTAAAATTTCTGAAGATCGTAAGATAATGGTGGTGAGTAACTTTGCGTCATAATATGCTAATCTGGAATTGATCCCGAACCTCGCTCTTAAAGGTGCTGTTAACAAACCCGAACGGGTAGTCGCACCAACAAGAGTGAATGGGTTTAAGCTAATCTGCACAGAGCGGGCATTGGGCCCACTCTCCAGCATAATATCTATTTTAAAGTCTTCCATGGCAGAATATAGATATTCCTCAACCAATGGGCTTAAGCGGTGTATCTCATCAATAAAGAGGATGTCTCCTTCCTCAAGTCCGGTTAATAGGCCCGCCAGATCACCTGGCTTATCTAATACTGGCCCAGAAGTAACTTTTATGCCTACACTCATTTCATTGGCAATGATGTAAGAGAGAGTAGTTTTACCCAGTCCCGGAGGCCCATGTAGTAAAACATGATCCAATGGTTCACCACGTAACTTTGCAGCTTGTACAAAGATTTTAAGGTTTTCCATTACCTTTTCCTGTCCGGTAAAATCATCAAAAGCCTGCGGCCGCAATACTTTTTCAATATCACGTTCTACCGGTGACAAGCTTTCAGATGATGGATCAAGATTTTCGTTCATTGCTCAAAAATACGCTTAAAAATTAGAATTGTAGTATAAACTAGCTAAATTTGGCCGATACAGTAGCTTCTTTAACACCATTGGCATAGTTGTAAAATCCTTCACCGGATTTAATCCCCTTGT
This is a stretch of genomic DNA from Candidatus Pedobacter colombiensis. It encodes these proteins:
- the queG gene encoding tRNA epoxyqueuosine(34) reductase QueG, which gives rise to MINNASKYSQMIKAEALRLGFMQCGIAKADFLEEEAPKLERWLQNNHHGQMAYMENHFDKRLDPRLLVDDSKSVISLTLNYFPGTEQADPDAPKISKYAYGMDYHQVIKDKLFQLLNFIGEEIGEVAGRAFVDSAPVLDRAWAKRAGIGWIGKNSNLINKKSGSFFFLAELIVDLELTYDQPFETDHCGTCTKCIDACPTDAILSPYVIDAKKCISYLTIELREEIDQGFKDKMDNWMFGCDVCQDVCPWNRFSAPHTEPLFKPNEQLLTMKREDWLDITEDVFKTIFKNSAVKRTKFKGLTRNIDFIKKTL
- a CDS encoding bifunctional GNAT family N-acetyltransferase/carbon-nitrogen hydrolase family protein yields the protein MNIETRKLTLSDYNDLRESMQQAYETLGQIWSKSSIERLLKLFPEGQLCIAVDDKVVACSLSLIVDYDEYGDRHTYKNITGDYSFSTHDPEGDVLYGIEIFVHPDYRGLRLGRRLYEARKELCESLNLKSIIAGGRIPGYHEYADKLTPRQYIDKVKSKEIYDPTLTFQLSNDFHVRKVLKNYLPGDHESKEFATLLEWNNIYYQGIDASARSAKTIRIGLVQWQMRLFPDIEAFYEQVEFFVDAVSGYGSDFIMFPEFFNTPLLHPYNHLPEMEAMRKLAEHTAEIVDRIQQYALSYNVNIVSGSMPVVENNKLYNVTYLCHRSGKTDEYRKIHITPNELKYYGMVGGDKIKVFDTDCGKVGILICYDVEFPELSRIYADQGMQILFVPFLTDTQNGYTRVRRCAQARAIENECYVAVAGCVGNLPKVNNMDIQFAQSAVFTPSDFAFPTDAVKAETTPNTEMMLVVDVDLHLLDEIHHFGTVRILKDRRTDLYEVKLLK
- the ruvB gene encoding Holliday junction branch migration DNA helicase RuvB — protein: MNENLDPSSESLSPVERDIEKVLRPQAFDDFTGQEKVMENLKIFVQAAKLRGEPLDHVLLHGPPGLGKTTLSYIIANEMSVGIKVTSGPVLDKPGDLAGLLTGLEEGDILFIDEIHRLSPLVEEYLYSAMEDFKIDIMLESGPNARSVQISLNPFTLVGATTRSGLLTAPLRARFGINSRLAYYDAKLLTTIILRSSEILKTPITDEGAYEIARRSRGTPRIANALLRRTRDFAQIKGSGEIDTNIARYALKALNVDEHGLDEMDNKILTTIIDKFKGGPVGLKTIATAVGEDEGTIEEVYEPFLIQEGFLMRTSRGREVTEAAYKHLQRNYPGQTGRLF